One Deltaproteobacteria bacterium genomic window, CACAGGCGAGCTCTTCAGGTCCTCCTTCATTCGTATTTTTGTGGGACAGCAGTGAGACGGTTCAGAGAACGTTTCAGGATCAATGGCTGCCGAAGCTCCTTTCCCTCTTTACGGAGGATTCGGACAGCGGCTTCAAACGCCTGCGAGGTAGCGAGTTGACCCTAATCTTTGGCGGCAAATGGACTCACTGCGTGAGTTGCAAGTCCGTACATCGTCCCGTGACTAGCATCGGGCACTGTCTCGACTGCGGAAGTCGAGACATCAGGGAACTTGAGCCAGATGCAGACCCCGTTTTTCTCGCTCGCAAGGGATTCTACCGCAAGCCAGTCGTGGGAGCGCTGAGCGAACCACCGCGGGAACCACTGGCGCTTGTTGCGGCGGAACACACCGCTCAATTGAATGCGCCGCAAAACGAAGAGGTTTTCTCCAAGGCGGAAGAAAACGAATTACTCTTTCAGGACATAGAGCTGGGCGACCGAAGCAAGGGAACGACTGCTATAGACGTGTTATCGAGCACGACTACGATGGAGGTCGGCATCGATATCGGAGCGTTGTCGGGTGTCGCCCTGCGAAATATGCCACCGGGCCGTGCAAACTATCAACAGCGCTCGGGGCGGGCAGGCCGTCGTGGCAACGCTGTTGCCACAGTCGTAGCGTTCGGCAGCGCAGACAGCCATGATGAGCATTACTTCACTGAACCCGACGGCATGATCCGCGGCAGCGTGGTCGATCCAAGATTGACTTTGGATAATCCCGAGATCGTTCGCCGGCATATCCGCGCATTCTTGTTGCAAAACTACCACCAAGATCGACTCCCCGAAGTTGATCCAAGTCAGCGACACGACCTGTTTGCAGTACTCGGTACAGTATCCGACTTCCGGAATGGTACAGCTATCCTCAATAGGGATGACTTCGCTAGCTGGCTAGATGACAACGGGGAGCAGTTGCGTGATCGGGTATCGTCCTGGATTCCACAAGAACTCTCGGTCCACGATCGAGGCCGTCTTCTTGACGAGATGACAGTTGACTGTCTCAAGGCAGTAGACGACGCGATCAGGCTGGGGCCGGAGGAGTCCGACATCCCGAGCGGCGATGAGGATACGCAGGCGGAAGACGTTCCGGAAGAAGGCGAGGACTTTCCGCAGCGGGCCTCGAACTCCGGTAAACTCCTGGACCGTCTTCTCTACTGTGGCGTGTTGCCTCGTTATGCATTCCCGACCGATGTTGCGACTTTTCACGTTTTTGATCGTGATCGATCTTCACGATTTCGTCCGATCATGCGCTTTGCACCTCAGCAGGGCCTTCCTGTTGCGCTAACACAGTATGCTCCGAGCAAGCAGGTATGGATTTCCGGCAAATGCTATACGTCGGGTGCCATCTATTCGGTCAACTCAGATGAGCGATACTCCGCTTGGGATTCCAAACGGATTTACATGGAATGTGGCGTATGCGGTTTTGCGAAAACCTATGCCGTCGGCGAGGTGGCTAGGAACGACACGCGTGACTGTGAAGCATGCGGCGCCGAAGAAGCATTCGGTCCTGGACGGTATTGGCTCCGGCCGCCGGGTTTTGCGCATCCGATCGAGGTCCAAGAGGTTACTTCACCAGACGATGTGCCGGAAACGAGCTATGCAACTCGGGCTAAACTGTCGATGGGGACGCCGGACGAAGGGGCTGGGTGGGTACCGGTCAATGGTCGTGTTCGGGTGCTGCGATCGCGCGAGTATCTGCTGGTGTCGAATACTGGGCCAAAAAAAGAGGGTTATACCTACTGTACAAATTGCGGGCGCATCGAAGCGAGTACCGATCCTTCGCGAGTCCTGATGGGTGCCCATCGCAAGCCGTTTCCTGATGACGATGACAAACAGATCTGCGAAGGCATCAGCCCTACACGACATATCGTTCTCGGCACAGACTTCATCACGGACATCGCCCTCTTTTCGATGCGCGTTGCCCCGCCGCTGAGCCTACGGCCTGATCATTCCTCGACAGCAGCAGCTCTCAGAACGGTGAGCGAGGCTTTTGCAAGTGCGGCGTGCCAGTTGCTGGAGATCGAACCGGGCGAATTGATGGCCGAATTCCGGCCAGCGTTGACGCCGGGCGGTATGAGGGGTCTTGAGGCAGAAGTGTTCCTCTACGATACCCTTCCGGGAGGAGCAGGATTCGCCAGCCAACTCGCCGGTCGCGGACTTGATTTGATTCAATTGGCGCTTCGCGTAATGAAGTCTTGCCCCGAAAATTGTGGCGCATCCTGCTACCGTTGCCTGAGAAGCTTCAAGAACAGATTCGAGCACAGTCTTCTCGATCGGCATGTGGGCGCGGAGTTGTTGGACTATCTTCTAACCGGTGAACGGCCTCAATTCAGCCGTGAGCGGTTGCATTCGTCGACCACACTCCTCTACCACGACCTGTGCCGCCAGTCTCCCGATGGAGTGCAACTCGGAACGGGTGTTACGGTACGCGTCAGCGGTGCAACGTTAACTGCACCTATCCTTGCCGAGACTGCCGCAGGCCGGAGGTTCATTGTTGCCTTGTCGGGGCCCCTTACCCCCGACTATCCCGCCGATCCGGCGGTTGCCGGCCTTCGCTCGGACGACAAGGACATCGCCCTCGTCGTCGAAAATGAGTTCGTCGTGCGCCACAATCTTCCCGCAGCCACCCGCAATGTGCTCCAGAAGCTCAACCAATTGTAGAGGTGCCCATCCGTCGGTTCTGTGACTGGCCGGAGTACCAATCCCATCAGCCACAGACGCAGGCGCCAGCGGGAGATCTCAAGGCCATGACATGTGGGGTGTGGTTCTGCTTTCTATCCCGACTGGTGTGCGCTCTCCATCTCGGTGAGAAACCGTTCGGCGTCGATGGCGGCCATGCAGCCGCTACCCGCCGCAGTGACGGCCTGACGGTAGATGCGGTCCTGGACGTCGCCGCACGCGAAGACGCCTTCCAGGGTGGTCCGGGTGCCGTCGTGGGTCTTGATGTAGCCTAGTTCGTCCATCTCCAGGACGCCCTCGAAGAGTTGCGAGTTGGGCTGGTGGCCGATGGCGATGAAGACGCCGTCGCAGGCGAAGCTCTCGTCCTTGCCCGTCTTCACGTTCCGCAGGGTGACGCCGATGACGCCTCCGTCCTGCGCGTCGCCGTGGATGTCCGCGACGGTGG contains:
- a CDS encoding DUF1998 domain-containing protein, translated to MGALSEPPREPLALVAAEHTAQLNAPQNEEVFSKAEENELLFQDIELGDRSKGTTAIDVLSSTTTMEVGIDIGALSGVALRNMPPGRANYQQRSGRAGRRGNAVATVVAFGSADSHDEHYFTEPDGMIRGSVVDPRLTLDNPEIVRRHIRAFLLQNYHQDRLPEVDPSQRHDLFAVLGTVSDFRNGTAILNRDDFASWLDDNGEQLRDRVSSWIPQELSVHDRGRLLDEMTVDCLKAVDDAIRLGPEESDIPSGDEDTQAEDVPEEGEDFPQRASNSGKLLDRLLYCGVLPRYAFPTDVATFHVFDRDRSSRFRPIMRFAPQQGLPVALTQYAPSKQVWISGKCYTSGAIYSVNSDERYSAWDSKRIYMECGVCGFAKTYAVGEVARNDTRDCEACGAEEAFGPGRYWLRPPGFAHPIEVQEVTSPDDVPETSYATRAKLSMGTPDEGAGWVPVNGRVRVLRSREYLLVSNTGPKKEGYTYCTNCGRIEASTDPSRVLMGAHRKPFPDDDDKQICEGISPTRHIVLGTDFITDIALFSMRVAPPLSLRPDHSSTAAALRTVSEAFASAACQLLEIEPGELMAEFRPALTPGGMRGLEAEVFLYDTLPGGAGFASQLAGRGLDLIQLALRVMKSCPENCGASCYRCLRSFKNRFEHSLLDRHVGAELLDYLLTGERPQFSRERLHSSTTLLYHDLCRQSPDGVQLGTGVTVRVSGATLTAPILAETAAGRRFIVALSGPLTPDYPADPAVAGLRSDDKDIALVVENEFVVRHNLPAATRNVLQKLNQL